The Astyanax mexicanus isolate ESR-SI-001 chromosome 7, AstMex3_surface, whole genome shotgun sequence genome has a window encoding:
- the dnph1 gene encoding 2'-deoxynucleoside 5'-phosphate N-hydrolase 1, with protein MNIYFCGSIRGGREDVKIYQRIVKKLQTYGKVLTEHVGHADLSEKGEDAVLDGDKAIHNRDMEWLTSADVIVAEVTQPSLGVGYELGRAVAMKKRILCLFRPSSGRVLSAMIRGADGGLDSSLFQVQDYTEEEVDGILEKYFGKLTKS; from the exons atgaatatatatttctGTGGCAGTATCCGCGGGGGGCGGGAGGATGTGAAGATTTATCAGAGAATAGTGAAGAAATTACAGACTTATGGGAAAGTTCTCACCGAGCACGTGGGCCACGCTGATCTCTCTGAGAAAG GTGAGGATGCTGTGCTGGACGGAGACAAGGCCATCCACAATCGGGATATGGAGTGGCTGACTTCAGCTGATG tcataGTTGCTGAAGTGACTCAGCCGTCTCTGGGAGTGGGTTATGAACTAGGTCGGGCTGTGGCCATGAAGAAGAGGATCCTCTGCCTGTTCCGACCTTCATCTGGCAGAG TGCTGTCTGCCATGATACGAGGAGCTGATGGGGGATTGGACAGTTCTCTCTTTCAGGTACAGGATTATACAGAGGAGGAAGTCGACGGGATCCTGGAGAAGTACTTTGGTAAACTCACCAAAAGCTAA